In Fusarium oxysporum f. sp. lycopersici 4287 chromosome 9, whole genome shotgun sequence, the genomic stretch GTTGAATCCCATTCAGGCTCCCGGATCGAATACATGCTCAAGGCTCGAGCCCAATTCAAGCGTCGCAGTACCGCCAACAATGTCGAAATCGTGGTTCCCGTTCCGGATGACGCCGATAGCCCTCGTTTCCGAACAAACATCGGATCCGTTCATTACGCCCCTGAGCAAAGTGCCATTGTCTGGAAGATTAAACAATTTGGTGGTGGCAAGGAATTCCTCATGCGTGCTGAGCTGGGCCTGCCGAGCGtgagaggagatgatgaacaAGGTGGCGGTATGATGGGTGGTTTCGGTGGTAGCATGGGAGGAGTCGGAGGTGTGGGTAAGGGTGCCAAACGACCTATCCAGGTCAAGTTTGAGATCCCTTACTTTACCACAAGTGGTATTCAGGTTCGGTATCTAAAGATTACCGAGCCAAAGGTACGAATTCCGTTGAATATTCGATCAGCACTAACAATAGTAGTTGCAATATCCTTCGTTGCCTTGGGTTCGATACATTACCCAATCTGGCGATATCGCTGTACGACTTCCTGACGCGGTCTGAGTCGACTACATAATCGAGCGGACAACTACACCTAGCTCATGGATGGGATAACGAACATGGGGCAAACTGCAGAGCAGGGGCTTCATACAGGAATGAATAATAGACTAAATCAATTCAAGCTTAAGCTGTCAAACATTTGGTCAATCTCGAACAATAGCCCTCTCCCACTCAAAACTGTGGAGATCTTCTCGAGTAGAGTATTGGTTGTCTGGGTCGAAAAACACCTTGACAATAAATCCTTTTGGATCTTCAGAAGCTGTTGGGGGATCTGTGGTTGTTAGCTATATCAGCAAACGAATGGACAACATACGTCCTCTAGGAGCATCAGGACTTGTCCAAGCTCCATGTCTCCATAATCGATTGTGTCCAAGAAATACACTGTCTATCGAATGGTTGCTCATCACACTGCCTGGAGATGCATTCAATGCCATGAGCCCCAGAACAATGGGCAGCTCTCCTCCAAGGCCTGCTGAGTGTGGTGCATCACGTCGAGGTGCTTTGTAGGTCAGAGGAAGTAGACCGGGAATCCACGCAGGATTTCTGCCAGCAACGTGTAGCAAAGGACCAGGCCCGGGACCCATAGTGCTGGTGATGGTGCTCAGTTGAGAGAGCCCGGGAATGGATGGTGGATGAAATACACGTAGGAGTTCCCAGTTCGATATGGTGACCAGAGGATCATGTTCAGTGACCATGATTGGGAGCAGTGGATTGCAAGCAGCAACCCCAAACGTTTTATACTCCTCAGCCGGGTATACTTGTCCATACTGATCCGTGATGCAGTTTCCGCGTGCGTCCACCCTCAGTAATTGTCCTTCGGATGCCGGTAGCGTGGAAGCGTCTCGATACCATCGCCAATCTGCTGCTTCTGACACTTCGCCGTTCTTGTAGCGCATTACTTTGCTTGGGACTTCGCCGCGGTAGTATTTTGGCGAGCTGGGTGGAATGAGGTGAAGATAATCGTCACGTCCTGGATTGTGGATGACGAGTTTGTTGGCGATGAACAGGAAGCCTGGGGTGGGTTGGCTTGAAGAGCTCCCTTTCCGGCTTGAGCTATGCTTTGATGTTTTCTGACAGTGTTAGTTGAGCCTGGAGCTTGGCTTTAAGCGTACCTGTTTCAGCATGATCACTAGttgacttgatcatctgTCGATCACACTTGAGCAATTGCCATTTTATAACTCACTCATCCGCAGAGCCTCATCTCGGATTTACCACTTGGGCTTTCCTCGGTCACTAAACCGGTGAGGAAACCGACTTCTGGTGACTTGAAGCAATAGAGTGGGAGAATGACGACACCATACatgtcagcttcagcagTCTGCCAGACATTTCACATATCCGTAAAGCCTATTCAAGACTTCTTGAATTAAGGATTGGTGCCACGCTTCATGGTACTTCTGAATGCTGTATGCAGGGAATATGAAAACACCCTAGTTCATGCAACATGACCGCGGCCCGGCCCCTCTTAcgcttcttctgctcgaCACCGGTTGACCCATACTCCACGGATAGATGGAGGAGCTCCAACCGGACACTCCCACCGGGTAAGTTGTCTTATTGATTTGTCAAGAAAGCGGGCCAATGGGCGAGATTAGATCTTGATGTCGATCAGTTGTTGGCGCTAACCCTTGATTATCTGGTGACTTGCGACTTGGCAACGTTGGATTTATGCGATGATAGGAGCTGAATTGCATCTGAGGCCAGAGGACGTCGGTGTCTCCGCAAGACATGTGTGTCTTGGTCGTGTGGGAACCTCGACAGGTGACTCGAAGCAACCAATGCTCAAGCCTCTTCTctgatggtgttgagttCGGGTTCATTCAAGTCCGAGTAGTAACTGCTCGCTTGCGACTCTTTGGGGGTGGCGTACACCGTAAGATGGTTGAATGTAACCGAGACAGAGCGTCGATCGAATAACTCACAGCGAGGTCATCAAGTTGGTGGACTCGTGGTTCAACATTATCATACATCTCCGGTGATGTTTTGCGATGCGAGTGCGGAACCGCGTATAGCGAGGCATTTCTTGTATGTGAGCTGGGCAGACTTCTACTCATGTCTCAGCCGGACGGTAAGCTCAACGGCTTACAGGCCTGGATCGATCTAGACCAATTGTTTGTCAGTATCCTCGCTGGTGTTCAGTAGCTTGAGCTTCATCAATGTGGTTGCTGATCAGGAGGAAGAGTTGGAAAACAATATGTGCAAGATATGGATCATTTAAATAGTAGATAACTGTGGTTTTGATTGGAATTGTTGCCTTGCGGATGGTTCGCAATCGCCTTCTGCACCTCTTGCATGAGAGGAGAGGAAACAAGATCTATCACATAACCCCGCTGGATCATCGCTTTGTACGCTTGGCTGGTCCAGATTCGTCGTCCATTGTCATCTCAACGTCTCCAGAAGATGCAATAATGGCTTCTTGAAgtagcttcttctctccaagtCTGACAGCAATAGCCATGCGAGTTCGTTGGTTGAGGTCCTGCTTGAGTAGGTTTTCGTCTTCGGAAATGCTCGTCGGGTATCTTGCTACCAGAGCCTCCAGTGTCTTGGCCAGTACAGCTTGGTGGATCTCGTCTCTCTTTCGCTTGTCGGGGATAGCATCGGGTTGTGCTTTCTTGATACCTTTGAGGAATGTCTTGAGTTGTTCTTGGAGATCTTCGGGCATGCTTTCGAATCGAGCGAGCTCGGCAAAGGTGCCATCCGAGTTGACCTCGCCTGTTTCTCGCTCCAAAACGAATGTGTCTTCAAattcttcgtcctcttcgaGAGCGCCACGCTGTTCAAGTTAGAAACGCCATCAGAGGGTGCACTCGACCTACAATCTGCTCCAAGACTTGACCTGGGATGCCAAAGTTGGAGGTCAGAGCTGACTCGACAATGTCCCAAGGAATTTCGACAACATCATAACGAGAATGCTTCTCGGTAACGTATCCGTATCTTCTTAGGAGCTCCGAGTTCGGGTGAGGGCCATAGTAGTTGAGAATCTCTTCGCCCGCCTTGATGGGCCTCAAGCTGGTCACGGTGAGACTCTCCTCTTCGTGGTTGACGTGAGCCTATTCTGTTAGCTTTGCCAGTCACTCAGGAAAATGACCCACGTTGAACTCGGCGTCGGCATTCAGAATGTCCGCCATTGGTACCATTCCCATCATCGACTTTCCGTCTCGGTCTTCAACCCAACCAtctgcctcctcctcttcctcctcgtcattTTCAAGGTCGAAAGCATACGCCATGATGGTGCTGCCCATCCGGTGGGCAATCTCGATAAGCTCTGCATCAGTCTTGTTTCCGGCGTTGAAAATCTCAGAGTTGCTTCGAATAATGGGAAGCAGTGTCTTTTGGAACATATTTTCGGCATCAGCCTTGCCGATCTTGTGTCGCATATGACTGGCTTGAAGCTGGTCAAGCTCATTGTCAGACCAAAACATGGGCGTATCAAATGACAAAGGAAGAACATCGAAATAAGGCTTCCACTTGGAGTTTTTGCCCTGTAGATACTCGTAAATCATGATGAGGATAAGCGAACTCCATGAATCCAGTCCTGGtgcatcatcgtcatcaggCTTGTCGAGATCAAAAGCATCTGGAATCTTTTTTGGCAGCTCCGAAGTTTCAACATTGATGATTCCTTTTCTCGGAATGGTAAATAGAGTTGTTTCCGCAGGGATATCCTCGAGAGCGACTGTTTTGTTAGCCTCGCCTGGCAGCCATGTATGAGCACCTACTTATACCACGACCAGCATTGCGATCACGAAGATCAACAATTTTAATGGCGTCGGAGAATGTAGCATCTGGCAAAGACTTGAACCAGCGCAAAAAGCTTTCGCTCGTTCCGTCAAAATTTGTAGAACCCATCTTGGCTGTTGTTTGAAGAAAGTTGAGGCTTCCAGGTTGACTTGggaaggtcttgaaaacTTTTCGGACCTCCTACCCTGTATGTTCGGCCACCTCGATTTTCACCACACATTGAACAATATTCATGCAGTCTTCATTAATTGTACACTATTTACATGCAATTGCGACATTAAACCTTAATCATTCTTCATCCCCATCTTGCTTCAACACAGGTGTCCCATCTTTGCCCTCCTTTGCCTTCTTAATCTCTCGCTTCTTCGGTCGCAACCATTCCTCCATACCTTCAGGCCAATACACTCTTGCTTGAGGACCTCCCATGCCAAAATCTTCAGCGCTAACAATCTTTTCAGGTACTTCAATGTCATCCTTCGCTTCTCCGTTGACGCCGTTTGCTTTTTTGcccttctttgccttctttTTGACGGCTTTTCGTGATTCATCTGGTCGTTCATATGGTACAATGTTGTTAAAAGTATCCCAACCGGGCAGTTTAAAAGTTCGCATCAGTTCAAAAACAGCTTGCTCCTTATCCTTGGCTTCAATCATTAGATCCATGTCGGGGGCACATGGTGGGAGAGTTTTGACTCTGGCGGAATGCTTGCGACGATCTCTTGGTGTGACTGCACTGGAAGTCTGCTCGCTGTAATGCATTTTCTGGGTAATTCCCTTCTTGGTCCAGGTAGCTTTGATGCGATCGTAAAGGCTTATAATGTCTTGGGAACCTTCTCTTATCGATGGGTCGAATATGATGTTGTGATGGTGGTAGTCGAGCACCAGAGGAATGTTGAGTTCTTCGCAAACAGGCAACAGATCGTGAACACTCCATGCGACATCGTCGTTTTCCAACACCAATCGTCGCTTGACACTGTCTGAAAGCTTGGCGTAGTTCTCTATGAATCGGGCAATGGGTTGCTTGCTTGTCGGCATAAGTGCCACCCATGTGCAGGATCATGACAGCATCGCGGTCAAGCTGTTCGGGGAAGTTTGAGTAGAGTAAGCATCTCATCGTGATATTCCAGATCGCGCATGGCAGCGGCAACAACTTCTTTGCGTGGAGAACCAATCTGTGTAAATTGTCCAGGATGTGTCGTTAGACGATGATTCAGCTCTCCAGCTACTTTGCCAGCTTCTGCCAGCACCTCTGACGCAAAGGGCGCTAGCTTGTAACCATGTTCTGGATGACTTGCAAATGGAAACATCTCACTACTCAGTCTCATGAATCTGATGCCGTACTTGGCATTCCATCGAATCATTTTGACAATATCTCTTGCATTCGCCAGTCCCAATTCTTGTACATATTTGAGTCCTCGTTCGTGGTCTGCGGGTTTGTTCTTGTCTGGTCGGTTCTTGGTGGGGTGTTCTGGTTCATCAGGGTTTGTTAACGGGTGTCGATGTTCAATGATGGAGGCCATGCGACAGGTCCTCGAGGAAAAGACGGCCGGAGTTGCATTGCGTAAGTATGTATTTAGGCAGGCCTGGAAAGTCAGTAATGTCTGATGGTCACAGTGCTAAACTCACATATCCCAACCTTCCTTTCCATGGTAGAGGAAGAGTTTCACTGTTGACAGGGGGAGGCCTGTTGGCACCGCGGTCCATGCCGTCGTCTTCACCTTTGGCATCAGCGACATCGCCAGCAGCGAGTTCGGCGTCGTACTCATCTAGTGGTACAGAGTTAACAACTTTTGACTTTCCTTCCAAGTTGCCTCGAGGAACAACAGTATCCTTGTTCGGCGAGTACATTTTCGGTCGAATATCAGGTTCGTTGGCGGCTTCTTTCTTGACTTGAAGATCTGAGGACTCGACTGCAAGTCGTTGTGTTCTGACGACAGTCTGTAGCTTTTGCTCCATCTCGCTCAGCTCGCGCatagcttcttcaacaccttcGCCTGTATCCCAGACAGCCTTTGCTTTCTTTGGATCAGCAGCTTTTATTGGATCCGTGTCTGACTTTGGCCGTTCGGCAGCATCCTTTATTCTTCGACTGCTTCTCCTAGGAGCATCAGGCATCTCAGGTACAGGAGGTGGCGGATGAGCACCAGTTCTCTTCCGTTTCGATGTCATGGTTGTAGTCGTGCTGTATGCTCTACCAACTGAAAGTCGCAGGGAGAGAAGTCTTCCAGCAGATGTCAAGAAACGAGATGACATACGTCGAATGATGTAAATGAGGAAGAAATGAATGTCATGAGGCGAAGCAGATATAATCGACAGGTCAAGTACCTGATAAATTCGGCAACGAACATTCTCCAAGATGTAAAGTAATGGTAGTCGGAGGAAGTGGCCCGAAGAGCCAATGACGCAGGGCGCGTCATGCATGGTCTGGGAACGATGTTGCATCCGGTAGGGCTATTATTGTCATTATTTCCGGGGCAAACGTCTCTGGTAACACAATGGGGCATAAACCCCCCTGCATCAACTGCTGAATTGCTGGCTTGTCGAACGGTCAATTCACCAAGCGATCCATGACCAAAATCCTCGATCCAGACCCtgctgatggcgatgaagtCATTTAGACTTGGGTGGGCTGATCGCCGATCCGTCATGGTGGCGGTACGTACTTTGTCACCAGCTTTTGCTCCGCTGTGACGCTCAAACCACCCAACAACGGAAGACTGCATCAAACCGTAGGAGATACTCCGGAAGAAATGAGCACAGCCAATGAATTGAATCGGAAGGGGCCGGAGAAGTGTTGAATAAGCTCCACAAACAACTGAAACATTCAGATATACGGCATCGAGATGCTGAAGGTAACTGTtgtggctgaagctgaactAATCAGGAACCGTACCTTGCCGCAGGCTGCGTGTAAGCATCATCAAGCTGCGTTGACAGTTGTATGAGAAAGCCTGGCTGGATAGCAACCATTGACATTTAAACTAGAGATTAGTGATCAATTAAGTGTGGCGGTGATCACCAAAATGGTGTCACGCTCAAAGCTGTTTCGCGACGTGGTATCCCTTGGTAATACGGCATTCTGCATACAGGACAATCATATCGTTCGATCAAGAACCAAGACGAAAGGCATTTTGAATGAAAAGAATGCCCGCACGTGTTTATCGTCATAATGTcgtcttcagcttcatcgGTCGTCGTTTGTTCACTTGGACCGGGTTTGGCTTGATTTGTCTCGTGAGACGTCACTGTTGAAACCTTTTCGAGAATCGGACGTGGGTCGGCGTTGACGGTGTGTACTGGTTCTGGAACAAGAGGACCTATGCAGATGGGACTGAGAATGTCAGCAAGATCCTAGGAGCGGCCCGTGCAAGCTCCGGCCGAGATGCATGAAAGCGGAGATAAGACTTCCGTATCTCTCGACCGGAAGTGGATGCACTCACCATTCACCGAACCCGGACAGTGGAGTCTGAGCTTCAATGTCGGCGGTGGGATCGGGATTCGTTTGTGGAATGACCGTTGAGGTTGTAACGGTGCTGAGTTTTCGACGGGCATTGTCCAGTTGATTAGGTTGGGGATTGAAAACCTTCTCCGACGCTCTCCGCACGCTCATTCTGAAGCATACTCTTTTTCAGTTAGCAGTGGCCAATTTGACTGTGGAAGACATACAGAGGACCCATGATAATGATAAAGAGAAAAAGCACGAGCAGAATGATCCCAACTGGCTCCATTTTCAGTGACAGAAACGAAAATGCGGTGTTTTGTGAGGGTTCAGTAGTCAAATTGACAAGTGCGAGAATTGCCTGATAATGGCCGCGGCATGTGACTTCAATTATAGCAATCGAGACTGATTAAAGTGCTTGCAGTCGTGGCTACAAGCCTAAGACCTGGTTCTAGAACATCAGAGTGATTGTTTGGTGCCGGTTCGAAATATCGCAATGGCATGGCTGTGCATCAACAGTTCTGACCATTAATTGATGAGTATTCCGAGCCGTGAGAATGATTCAGCTTTAGAGCAAATGACGAGATGTTTATTGTCTTGGCAGAGCTTGGCAAGTGTTGCGAAGTTGATGTTTGGTATCAGTTGGTATCagaaggctgaggctgtGAAGCCGCTATCTTAGCTTTGCATCGGTTGAGCGGGCAAGAGCCGACCTCCCAGAAGCACAATGAACCTGGCAGGTAGGGTACCTTCGGTAGGAGGGCTGTACTGCCTCTACCACCGCGCCATGATGAATCAGGAAGGACGAATAAGAGGCCAACatctctttttctcttctcttaCGTAAGTGCTGTCATATAATACGAATAATAACTACATTTTTTAATCCTGGTTCTTAAACGTCCAAGACTACTACGTAATTGCCGAATCTTATCTCACATATCGCGGAGACGGGAATCTGGGGATTGTTTAGACCCTTGAAGGTAGGAGGTGAAGACCGACTCCCCGATGGAGAGATCCGCTTTTCCGATACCTTTGTTTCTCTCAGAATTTGATCTAAAAATGACTTGAAGCTTAACAAGTACCGAGATAATGAATACGAAACGTTTCTACGACTGTCTGAGCACTTCTGAGTCTCAAAAAGACCAAGAATAACTGTTTTCAGCGTCAAATTATGTCATTGCCATGTGCCCTATCGAAAGAACCAGGTTGGAGGACACAGCAACGCCAAGAAGCAAGGACCACCACTAATGACTTTAAGCTCTTGAGATAAACTTGGCGCATCGACAGCGCAGATAAAGATCCTGCTTCAGTCTAAGGTTGTTTAAGCTTCATGATAGCTAAATGTGAGTTAATCTTGAAACCCTCCAGGGTTCCAAGTACTCAAAACAGACATTCATCACACATGTTACCAACTCAGGTGGCAATATCTTCAACACTCGAACCTCCAAACCGCCTCAACACAATGCGGCTTACATCCTCCGACGTATCGTCTTGGCATATTACTCTGAATGCCAATCATCTCCACATATAAAAATTCTCCTCCAAATAAAATTGTTTAACCATGAGCGACCTTGGCGCAACCTTTGTTTCGCATGCACCTCCTGTGATGGTAACTCTTGGCACATCCACCTTGATCCACCTCACGGTCCATCGGTGTCCTACTTGGAAGGTTTCTTGAAGTTGATCCCCAGTGAAGGTGCAGCTTAAAAGGGCTTCTCCCTCTCCTCTTTCTAAAATTCTCAACTCattcctcttcatcaactgtCAAAATGGGCCAgaacgaagaagagaagcctCACATCTCGGGCCAAGCCAACTCTCCCATGACGGCACCTGCTCATGCTCTTACCTTTGAGCAGGTCGCCCAGGAGCTTAATGGTAATCTCGATGATGGTCTCACTGAATCCGAGGCCAAGCAGCGTCTCGAGACTTATGGTCGAAACGAATTCGGCGAACAAGAAGGTGTTCAACCTCTCAAGATCTTTATCGGGCAGATCGCAAATGCCTTGACTCTAGTAAGTTACCTTCCACAGGCTTCCTTCGAGTATACTTGAAAGGAAGCTTTAGAGATAACGGTAGAGTCGCTCATTTGCCCTTTGGGGGACAGgttctcatccttgccatGGCTGCCTCTTTTGGTATCAAGTCTTGGATCGAGGGTGGTGTTGTAGCCGC encodes the following:
- a CDS encoding UV-damage endonuclease yields the protein MTSKRKRTGAHPPPPVPEMPDAPRRSSRRIKDAAERPKSDTDPIKAADPKKAKAVWDTGEGVEEAMRELSEMEQKLQTVVRTQRLAVESSDLQVKKEAANEPDIRPKMYSPNKDTVVPRGNLEGKSKVVNSVPLDEYDAELAAGDVADAKGEDDGMDRGANRPPPVNSETLPLPWKGRLGYACLNTYLRNATPAVFSSRTCRMASIIEHRHPLTNPDEPEHPTKNRPDKNKPADHERGLKYVQELGLANARDIVKMIRWNAKYGIRFMRLSSEMFPFASHPEHGYKLAPFASEVLAEAGKVAGELNHRLTTHPGQFTQIGSCTWVALMPTSKQPIARFIENYAKLSDSVKRRLVLENDDVAWSVHDLLPVCEELNIPLVLDYHHHNIIFDPSIREGSQDIISLYDRIKATWTKKGITQKMHYSEQTSSAVTPRDRRKHSARVKTLPPCAPDMDLMIEAKDKEQAVFELMRTFKLPGWDTFNNIVPYERPDESRKAVKKKAKKGKKANGVNGEAKDDIEVPEKIVSAEDFGMGGPQARVYWPEGMEEWLRPKKREIKKAKEGKDGTPVLKQDGDEE